Proteins from one Aspergillus nidulans FGSC A4 chromosome VIII genomic window:
- a CDS encoding MFS transporter (transcript_id=CADANIAT00001445): MRLRDSRTPDQGSPPRTLKTAERRPSTLKPTPKPKIRISLLGGGQMTQKNPRKWPNSMKPRNSWAVSLFVFISPVSSSMIAPAMQNLGSDLGMQTEIEIYLSMAIFILAYAIGPTFFGPASELYGRVRLLQISNIWYLAWNLGCGFANTKAQLFAFRFLAGIGGSAPLAIGGGAVGDMWSAEERGKAMGVYTLGPLLGPVVGPIAGGFIAEYTTWRWVFWASSAAAVGIQLAGFVWLRECHPATLLRMRRDCLVKETGNENFHVEERAEALTHKLLHAFERPVLLSITQPIVTCIAVYMAYIFGVTYLMLATFPDIWTEVYDETRSISSVNYVSIALGSFTGLFLNLKFIDRIYRVLKARNNNIGKPEFRMPALAIGSIISTIGLFWYGWSIGTRYWIMPDIGAAIFAAGTISCLYQTYAASAMAACAILRSLAGFAFPLFAPYMYQSLGYQWGTSVLAFVTIGIVWTAPFGFWYFGRC, translated from the exons ATGAGACTCCGAGACTCCAGGACACCTGATCAGGGGTCTCCGCc gcgaaCCTTGAAAACGGCGGAGCGACGTCCCTCAACACTGAAGCCCACGCCCAAGCCGAAGATTCGAATCTCATTACTTGGAGGGGGCCAGATGACCCAGAAAAACCCCAGGAAATGGCCCAACAGTATGAAACCGAGAAATTCATGGGCCGTGTCTCTGTTCGTCTTTATTTCGCCTGTCTCGTCGTCAATGATCGCCCCCGCCATGCAAAATCTCGGCAGTGATCTAGGGATGCAGACCGAGATTGAGATATATCTTTCTATGGCCATATTCATTCTCGCCTATGCAATTGGTCCTACATTCTTTGGGCCGGCGTCGGAGCTTTACGGTCGTGTGCGTCTGCTGCAGATCAGCAACATTTGGTACCTAGCCTGGAACTTGGGATGCGGTTTCGCCAATACCAAAGCTCAGCTATTTGCGTTTCGTTTTCTTGCGGGTATTGGTGGCAGTGCACCGCTGGCTATTGGAGGTGGTGCAGTTGG TGACATGTGGAGCGCCGAGGAACGCGGCAAAGCCATGGGCGTTTACACTCTTGGACCGCTCCTTGGGCCTGTCGTCGGACCTATTGCTGGAGGCTTTATCGCTGAGTATACAACATGGCGCTGGGTTTTCTGGGCAAGCTCTGCCGCAGCCGTTGGCATTCAGTTGGCCGGGTTTGTCTGGTTGCGCGAGTGTCACCCGGCAACCCTACTACGAATGCGTCGGGATTGTCTCGTCAAAGAAACTGGCAACGAGAATTTTCACGTCGAAGAGAGGGCTGAGGCACTCACTCATAAGCTCCTTCACGCCTTCGAGCGTCCGGTTCTGCTATCCATAACCCAGCCCATCGTCACCTGCATTGCCGTCTATATGGCCTACATTTTCGGAGTAACGTACCTCATGCTCGCAACATTCCCGGATATCTGGACTGAGGTCTACGACGAAACCCGCAGTATCAGCAGCGTCAATTATGTATCCATCGCACTCGGCTCCTTCACcggcctcttcctcaacctcaagTTTATCGACCGCATCTACAGAGTCCTCAAAGCGCGCAACAACAATATCGGCAAGCCCGAGTTCCGCATGCCGGCTCTAGCAATTGGCTCCATCATCAGTACCATCGGCCTCTTCTGGTACGGCTGGAGCATAGGGACCAGGTATTGGATTATGCCTGATATCGGCGCTGCGATCTTCGCTGCGGGGACTATCTCTTGCCT CTATCAGACCTACGCTGCGAGCGCAATGGCAGCATGTGCAATTCTGCGCAGTCTGGCAGGTTTTGCGTTCCCGCTCTTTG